The DNA segment GCCGGAAGAGCCCAAAGCCGTTCGGCTTCCCCCGGTACAGGGCCACCACGCCGTAGGCGAAGGCCCGCACATGGTCAAACAGGGTGCAGTTGCGCCCGTAGGTGGCCGTGTCCAGGTAGGCCAGGGCCCGCCTCCTTGGGGTGAGTTCCCTAAGCTCCTCCAGGAGGCCGGGGAGGTCCCAGAGCTTCCCGCCCCCGATGAGGTAGGGGTGGGCCAGGGGGTTCCGCCCCAGGAGGCCGTTGTAGGCCGGGTCCGCCCCAAAGTAAGCCCGAAGGAGGGCATCTACCTCCCGCACCAGGGCGAAGGGGTTGGCCTGCCCCTCGTGGGCCTTGGGGGAGGAAAGCCAGATAGGGGGCTCCAGCTCGTAGACGATGTGGGCCTTCCAGGGGGCCCGGGGGTTGGGGATGGTGAGGGTGGGCGGGATGCGGTCCATCGCGTCCCACCAGGTGGGCTCGTCCAGGTCCAGGACGATGCGGAAAATCGCGTGGGGGTAGCGGCCAACCTGGATGTAGAGGTGCTCGAGGGCCTTCTCCTTCCTCCGCGGCCGCATCCCCTGCCGGGGGTCGTCCGTGGCGTAGGGGTAGCGGGGAAGGCGCTCCCGGAAGGCCGCGAGGTAGGGCTCCTGGAAAAGAATCCGGGCTAGTTCACGCTTGCTAAGGTTTTCCCCTTGGAGAAGGGAGATTTTGGCCTCTGTGTGCTCCACGCTTGCCTCCTCCCGCCCCCTCGGGGTAGGATGGAGGCCTCAGTGGGCCAAGCTGAGGCTCTCCGGGTCCCACCCGGGGGGCGTGCCATTTTCATGGGAGGGATTTTACCCCCAAAACCTCCACCAGGGCCGCCTCTTCGGGGGCTCCAGGGCCCTGAGGGCCTCCCTCAGGCGGGCGTTCTCCTCCTTGAGGGCCCGCACCTCCCCCTCCAAGGCCTCCATCCTGGCCACCACCTCCCGGAGGAGGGCCAGGGCCTCTTCCTCGGGGCGGGCGGTGGCCACCAGGGGGGCCTCCCCCTCCACCCGGAGGAGGGCCTCCTCCAGGGGCAGGCCCTCCCTATGGGCCAGCTCCCGGGCCGCCTTCAGCCGGGCCAGGGCGGGGCGGGGCCACAGCCTTCCCCCTCCCGGGGCA comes from the Thermus aquaticus genome and includes:
- a CDS encoding MerR family transcriptional regulator; the encoded protein is MGQPEELLFPALAAEALGVSPATLRRYAQAWEKVFGPLPRAPGGGRLWPRPALARLKAARELAHREGLPLEEALLRVEGEAPLVATARPEEEALALLREVVARMEALEGEVRALKEENARLREALRALEPPKRRPWWRFWG
- a CDS encoding replication initiation protein, with amino-acid sequence MEHTEAKISLLQGENLSKRELARILFQEPYLAAFRERLPRYPYATDDPRQGMRPRRKEKALEHLYIQVGRYPHAIFRIVLDLDEPTWWDAMDRIPPTLTIPNPRAPWKAHIVYELEPPIWLSSPKAHEGQANPFALVREVDALLRAYFGADPAYNGLLGRNPLAHPYLIGGGKLWDLPGLLEELRELTPRRRALAYLDTATYGRNCTLFDHVRAFAYGVVALYRGKPNGFGLFR